In a genomic window of Cyprinus carpio isolate SPL01 chromosome A10, ASM1834038v1, whole genome shotgun sequence:
- the LOC109083453 gene encoding up-regulator of cell proliferation-like, which produces MSPCLKVGLVYNEEEPTSCINIPLLYTKNIMKKLLENLGLVDYYDKKLTLHTVLQIDKTSITDVPVQSLSDLPWLFLKRLMMLQRTARSVKCSSSDGTEDSEWDDDQENESDCPQSVNPLDILTAVFLCSDSFLQQEIIIKMSMCQFAVPLLLPNTDKNQITLMLWAMRDIVKKYRPHSLLDPSAFVEERIALSELPLVSFVRLGRCNISKSEILNKLLSNPQQYTDTFVHFNMDCGNISKKISDGLVEMAWYLPCGNENIDVFPEPVAIANLRGDIQSFETQYTFLCEASTAVFVFFESQLLDSQLISVPSQKSMPQLFFVGDSNNNSIKATVNKLNLKKSNFIFKAKQNDAAFVEKIQSKLQDAIKNNDHKISVVHLAEIARKLEILVDEDTEECQRAKARADEITSNINDIVQFKKEELPLQGEILMKLAKLDKEECRMKKVGDKSVEDYKNELQIEKRKLREEQNETGISVTMSCFIRGISTPEKAYFLKWMRINLENHSHEVLPQLRELYKQKCQDICGNKTEIAELDKKISDSSLGVEHFIREMSQLYEAAVLLPENALYQKQLEHLPKLCAQLLLDGFSLELVDGDSSNIPEKWITSVFSELNTLVEPKNKIMVVTVLGVQSSGKSTLLNTMFGVQFAVSSGRCTRGAFIQLIKVTEERKAELHCDYIVIIDTEGLKSPELAQLDNSYEHDNELATLVVGLSDVTIVNIAMENSTELKDILQIIVHAFLRMEEIGKKHTCLFVHQNVADVSAHVSNMRDRKFLLEQLDEMTQAAAKMENKLEFKKFTDLMNYDTETGDHYIPGLWHGNPPMAPVSIGYSESVYALKKHIMDIFKYYKPSTINEFLKWTKDLWTAVKFEKFIFSFRNSLVADAYMKLCTEYNSWDWTLRKQMHTWALKAETKILNYGKFKKECTVEDVHCHLLREAECVLSKGQDEMIDKIQSYYEQGEGHVELVESYRQDFINSAKSLKTELSNSVTRKLDAALSRRNGMMKVEGIIKTYMDTMEEKVLDLLKDCREKKSDMSDSMLDGAFEKMWQETVRTLSYTGFQPQDIMTRVFHHLRNNLQPRGSSMAQRLDKVKDLHNQGYGKFVVPKGNFLSKIWNAQKNKRVEEMSENLIKDCSEFVKTKRNCKDDYDDTYIREILNMIDEKLKAHEDLELKEDFELSLKLHICGFASREFQSIHNQFIEENNPRTALENLKTTYHSDFIDLYRERDQCQKKADEFMSNCLKPALERYMSEKLGMEMADKMVIGENSAIFGTRTTFQISVLKNLLAESKFETYLHFIASYEYFVKKFIFDKVKEHFTAENRMIKLEEELLNKVISEITQAIKESEQNSKKNDIKGFIENICNKLESRLVFPKDAVDKISTLNNANQKKFTEFLLCSVKDMDESLKAGFQARDFQNKIDSLQTKPQDMLFNRVWGCGKQCPFCKAPCEAGGEAHAKHFVSVHRPEGLGRCRFDNSKKLVTDICTSLVHSDISFKCRDTKDQWHKYKEYSKIYPDWQIDPDSSIEASAYWKYVMAEFNEQFANEYDAKPADIPSYWKKITKTQVEESLK; this is translated from the exons ATGTCCCCATGTCTGAAGGTTGGATTGGTCTACAACGAAGAAGAACCCACGTCTTGCATCAACATTCCTCTTCTGTACACCA AGAACATCATGAAGAAACTGCTGGAAAACTTGGGTTTGGTGGACTACTATGATAAGAAGCTCACTCTACACACAGTGCTGCAGATTGACAAGACCAGTATCACAGATGTGCCTGTTCAGTCCCTTTCAGATCTGCCATGGCTGTTCTTGAAGAGACTGATGATGCTACAAAGGACAGCGAGGAGCGTTAAGTGTTCCTCATCAGATGGGACAGAAGATTCAGAGTGGGATGATGATCAGGAGAATGAATCAGACTGTCCTCAGTCAGTAAATCCTTTAGACATTTTGACTGCTGTGTTTCTTTGTTCTGACAGTTTTCTTCAGCAGgaaattatcataaaaatgtcCATGTGTCAGTTTGCGGTTCCCCTCCTGCTtccaaacactgataaaaatCAGATCACTCTTATGCTATGGGCAATGAgagatattgtgaaaaaatacagACCACACTCTTTATTAGATCCAAGTGCATTTGTGGAAGAAAGGATTGCTCTCTCAGAATTGCCTTTAGTGTCTTTTGTGAGACTTGGTAGATGCAACATTTCCAAATCAGAAATTCTGAATAAGTTGCTCAGTAATCCACAGCAGTACACTGATACCTTTGTGCACTTCAACATGGATTGTGGAAACATCAGTAAGAAAATATCAGATGGCTTGGTTGAGATGGCCTGGTATCTTCCTTGTGGAAATGAGAACATTGATGTCTTTCCTGAACCTGTAGCGATTGCCAATTTGAGAGGTGACATTCAGAGCTTTGAAACACAGTACACTTTTCTTTGTGAGGCTTcaactgctgtgtttgtgttctttgaaTCCCAACTTTTAGATTCACAGTTAATTTCAGTCCCCAGTCAGAAATCTATGCCTCAGTTATTTTTTGTGGGAGACTCCAACAACAACAGCATAAAAGCTACAGTCAACAAGCTCAATCTGAAGAaaagtaatttcatttttaaagccaAGCAAAATGATGCAGCCTTCGTTGAAAAAATTCAAAGCAAGTTGCAAGATGCAATTAAGAACAACGATCACAAAATATCAGTTGTTCATTTAGCTGAGATTGCACGAAAACTGGAAATCTTGGTGGATGAGGATACTGAAGAATGTCAGCGTGCTAAAGCAAGGGCAGATGAAATCACCTCAAATATTAACGATATAGTGCAGTTCAAGAAGGAGGAGCTGCCCTTGCAAGGAGAAATCCTGATGAAACTGGCAAAGTTAGACAAGGAGGAATGCCGAATGAAGAAAGTTGGGGATAAGAGTGTTGAGGACTACAAAAATGAGCTTCAGATTGAGAAAAGGAAGCTCAGAGAAGAGCAAAACGAAACAGGCATATCAGTTACTATGAGCTGCTTTATCAGGGGAATATCAACACCAGAAAAAGCCTACTTCTTAAAATGGATGAGAATCAATTTGGAGAATCACTCACATGAAGTACTGCCTCAACTCAGAGAACTCTACAAACAGAAATGTCAAGATATTTGTGGGAACAAGACAGAAATTGCTGAGCTTGATAAAAAGATTTCAGACAGTTCTTTAGGAGTGGAGCATTTCATTAGAGAGATGAGCCAGCTTTATGAAGCTGCAGTCTTACTCCCAGAAAATGCACTTTACCAAAAACAGCTGGAACATTTACCTAAACTCTGTGCTCAACTACTCCTGGATGGATTTTCACTTGAACTTGTGGATGGAGATTCTTCAAATATCCCTGAGAAATGGATTACTAGTGTTTTTTCTGAATTAAACACACTGGTGGAGCCCAAAAACAAGATTATGGTTGTCACTGTTTTGGGGGTCCAGAGTTCAGGAAAGTCAACGCTGCTGAACACCATGTTTGGAGTTCAGTTTGCAGTGAGCAGTGGAAGGTGCACCAGGGGAGCCTTTATTCAGCTCATTAAAGTAACAGAAGAGCGTAAAGCAGAACTCCATTGTGATTATATAGTGATAATTGACACTGAAGGACTGAAATCCCCTGAGCTCGCACAACTGGACAACAGCTatgaacatgacaatgagctgGCAACACTTGTTGTTGGACTGAGTGATGTAACAATTGTCAACATCGCCATGGAAAACTCCACAGAGCTGAAAGACATTTTACAGATCATTGTTCATGCCTTCCTCAGGATGGAAGAAATAGGTAAGAAACACACCTGTTTGTTTGTACACCAGAATGTTGCTGATGTCTCAGCTCATGTTTCAAACATGAGAGATCGTAAATTTCTGTTGGAACAACTGGATGAAATGACTCAGGCTGCAGCCAAAATGGAGAACAAACTGGAGTTCAAGAAATTTACAGATTTGATGAATTATGACACTGAGACAGGTGACCACTACATCCCTGGATTGTGGCATGGAAACCCCCCAATGGCACCAGTGAGTATTGGCTATAGTGAGTCTGTGTATGCTCTCAAAAAGCATATAATGGACATCTTCAAATATTACAAGCCCAGCACAATCAATGAATTTCTTAAATGGACCAAAGACTTGTGGACTGCTGTGAAATTTGAGAAGTTCATCTTTAGCTTCAGAAATAGCCTGGTGGCTGATGCATACATGAAACTGTGCACAGAGTACAACAGCTGGGACTGGACACTGAGAAAGCAAATGCACACATGGGCGTTAAAAGCTGAAACGAAGATCTTAAACTACGGAAAATTTAAAAAGGAGTGCACTGTTGAAGATGTCCACTGTCATTTACTACGAGAGGCAGAATGTGTGCTTTCAAAAGGACAAGATGAAATGATTGACAAGATCCAGTCATACTACGAACAAGGAGAAGGTCATGTTGAACTTGTGGAAAGTTATCGACAAGACTTTATAAACTCTGCAAAGTCTTTAAAGACagagctttcaaattctgtcactAGAAAACTGGATGCAGCTCTTTCACGTCGAAATGGAATGATGAAGGTGGAAGGAATCATAAAGACATACATGGACACAATGGAGGAAAAAGTGCTGGACTTGCTGAAAGACTGTCGGGAGAAAAAGTCAGATATGTCAGACTCCATGCTGGATGGAGCATTTGAAAAGATGTGGCAGGAGACTGTCAGGACATTGTCATACACAGGGTTCCAACCACAGGATATTATGACAAGAGTCTTCCATCATTTGAGGAACAATCTTCAACCAAGAGGAAGTTCAATGGCTCAACGCTTAGACAAAGTGAAGGATCTGCACAATCAAGGCTATGGAAAGTTTGTTGTCCCCAAGGGTAACTTTTTATCCAAGATCTGGAATGCTCAGAAGAACAAGAGGGTTGAAGAAATGTCAGAGAACCTTATCAAGGATTGTTCGGAATTTGTTAAAACAAAGAGGAACTGTAAGGATGATTATGATGACACATACATCAGGGAAATTCTCAACATGATTGATGAGAAACTTAAAGCTCATGAAGACCTTGAGCTAAAGGAAGATTTTGAACTGTCCCTTAAATTACACATATGTGGCTTTGCAAGCAGAGAATTTCAAAGCATTCACAATCAATTCATCGAGGAAAACAACCCGCGAACAGCCTTGGAGAACTTGAAAACAACATACCATTCTGACTTCATTGACCTTTACCGTGAACGAGACCAGTGTCAGAAGAAAGCTGATGAATTCATGAGTAACTGTCTAAAACCTGCACTGGAAAGATACATGTCTGAGAAGTTGGGCATGGAAATGGCAGACAAGATGGTGATTGGTGAAAACTCAGCAATTTTCGGAACAAGGACAACATTTCAGATTTCAGTCTTGAAAAATCTTCTTGCTGaatctaaatttgaaacatatttgcaTTTCATTGCATCATATGAATACTTTgttaaaaagttcatttttgatAAAGTTAAAGAGCACTTTACAGCAGAGAACAGAATGATCAAATTAGAGGAAGAGCTTCTCAATAAAGTCATCAGTGAAATTACTCAGGCAATCAAAGAGTCAGAACAAAACTCAAAGAAAAATGACATCAAGGGATTCATTGAAAACATCTGCAACAAACTTGAAAGTAGACTTGTTTTTCCCAAGGACGCAGTGGATAAAATCAGCACACTGAACAATGCAAATCAGAAAAAATTCACTGAATTCCTTCTTTGTTCTGTGAAGGACATGGATGAATCACTGAAAGCTGGTTTTCAAGCAAgagattttcaaaacaaaatagatAGTCTTCAAACCAAACCACAGGACATGCTGTTCAATCGAGTGTGGGGCTGTGGGAAACAGTGTCCATTCTGTAAAGCACCATGTGAGGCTGGAGGAGAAGCCCATGCAAAACACTTTGTCTCAGTCCACAGACCAGAAGGTCTCGGCCGCTGCAGATTTGATAATTCTAAAAAACTAGTGACAGACATCTGTACATCATTGGTGCACAGTGACATAAGCTTCAAGTGCCGTGACACTAAAGATCAGTGGCATAAATATAAGGAATACAGTAAAATCTATCCAGACTGGCAAATTGATCCAGACAGCAGCATAGAGGCCTCAGCATACTGGAAATATGTGATGGCAGAATTCAATGAGCAGTTTGCTAATGAGTATGATGCAAAGCCTGCAGATATACCCTCATactggaaaaaaattacaaagaccCAAGTAGAGGAAAGCCTAAAGTAA